The Thermomicrobiales bacterium nucleotide sequence CGCGCGCGGTTGCGCTCCGACCAATTGCTCTTTGGTCGCCTCGGAGTGAAGCGCAACGCGCGGAGCTGCTCGTCGACGCGAATACCCTTGTTGTCCACCCATCCGTGGCAGAACCCGACATCGATCAACTCTTCCAACGTGACCGAGAAGTGCGGCGAGGACTTCTTGTGAAAGGCAACCCAATGCTCTGTCTCGGTGGAACCATGATCCCTGAACCATGCGTCGAGCTCATCGGCTGATGCGATGACCGGAATGGATTCAGGCGAAGGATTGGCCATCATGGTGAGATCCGCACGTAGGAGGCTCGCATTACGGCAAGGAACTTCTCCAGGAGATCGAGCCCATCGTCGGCCTGAAACGCAACAGTGCGCGCTCCAGCCCGAGCAACGCCATGAATGCGTTCGGCAGCGTCCGCGCGGGTTTGATGATCGAACTCCAACTCGACTGGCGAACCCGGGGGCAGCACAGCAGGAAGCACCTGGCCAATGAGCGACATCGCTTCGTGCGCTCTTTCCTCGATGAGCGCCTGCGCAGCCCGGGGGTGCATGTTGATCGCTCCGGTTTGCGAAATGCCTTCCTTGATGACCGCTTTCGCCACCGGCTGCTTCAGGAATGCCTCGGTTTGATCGCACGCGGTTTGGTCGCCGGTCACCAGCAGAACCGGCACTCCGAAAGCGCCCGCACAATAGGCAATCAGTCCAAACTCGCCAGTCGATTCCCCAGCAATGCGCAGATCGTTGAGATTCGTGCTCCAGGTGTGTGACAGGGCGGACGAGACGGTGCCGGCTTTGGAGTGAAACCCGGTGAAGAAGACTCCCGCACAGTCGGCATCCATCCCCTGAAGGAAGTTGAGGGGCCCGGCGCCACCGGCAACCAGCAGACATCGCTCGTCGAGCTCGTCGATGAGGATGTTCAGGTTGGCATTGTGATAGTCGTTGAC carries:
- a CDS encoding M55 family metallopeptidase, with translation GTAGVVSWMQVTPPETSSGSPYKESEYDRCRRRMTAEVSAAARGAFAAGAAKVTVNDYHNANLNILIDELDERCLLVAGGAGPLNFLQGMDADCAGVFFTGFHSKAGTVSSALSHTWSTNLNDLRIAGESTGEFGLIAYCAGAFGVPVLLVTGDQTACDQTEAFLKQPVAKAVIKEGISQTGAINMHPRAAQALIEERAHEAMSLIGQVLPAVLPPGSPVELEFDHQTRADAAERIHGVARAGARTVAFQADDGLDLLEKFLAVMRASYVRISP